The Anopheles coluzzii chromosome 2, AcolN3, whole genome shotgun sequence genome window below encodes:
- the LOC120952246 gene encoding nucleobindin-2, whose product MKGNGSILVLLLVAGMLPTMLGLPVVTQPPKPAEKEEKHEDSNVERMENIIEYNKYLQEVVNVLESDPVFAEKLQKAAESDIRSGVIAQELEYVGHHVRSRLDELKRMELQRLKELATKQFELTNEIDRDHLKISEHVDHSNPHTFEIDDLKKLILKTSQDLQENDRRRREEFKQYELQKEFEKQEKLRALDEQHRKEYEEELKRQQAKHDNHEKIHHPGNKAQLEEVWEKQDHMDGQDFDPKTFFMLHDLDGNNMWDENEVKVLFINELNKMYQAGAPEDDMKERAEEMERMREHVFKEADTNKDGLISYEEFIEQTKRDEFQKDPGWDTVDHEPQFTHEEYLEFERQRQEEIQRLVAEGKLPPHPNMPQGYHPDANGAYQVHPNAIPQHQVPHYQQQQQHQQQQYHQQQQHYQQQQQHHQQGPPPPGYNNYGQQINVHPNQIYDNVQPHQVHPNPTYTGQQSTVYTGQQAAPQHQQAQPAPVQQHPAQQQQYQQQPQQQQHPGQQAHQQQQQAQYPQQPQQQQQPYQQQQQPQQQQQYQSNQIPQNPQYQQQHANNNVQPNQKPPSHQQQAAPAPAQQQQPQQQQHTGNIASSPQQQPQPQQQQPPAAPAQPSVVQVKH is encoded by the exons ATGAAGGGCAATGGCAGCatactggtgctgctgttggtagCCGGGATGCTGCCAACGATGCTGGGACTTCCGGTAGTGACACAGCCACCAAAGCCTGccgaaaaggaggaaaagcacGAGGACAGCAACGTGGAACGCATGGAG AACATTATCGAGTACAATAAGTATCTCCAGGAGGTTGTAAACGTGTTGGAAAGCGATCCTGTGTTTGCTGAAAAACTGCAGAAGGCGGCAGAGTCCGACATTCgg TCCGGTGTGATCGCGCAAGAGCTCGAGTACGTTGGGCACCACGTGCGGTCGCGGCTGGACGAGCTGAAGCGCATGGAGCTGCAGCGGCTGAAGGAGCTAGCGACGAAGCAGTTCGAGCTGACGAACGAGATCGATCGGGACCATCTGAAGATTAGCGAGCACGTGGACCACTCGAACCCGCACACGTTCGAGATAGACGATCTGAAGAAGCTGATCCTGAAGACGTCGCAGGACCTGCAGGAGAACGATCGCCGCCGGCGGGAAGAGTTCAAGCAGTACGAGCTGCAGAAGGAGTTCGAGAAGCAGGAGAAGCTGCGCGCACTAGACGAGCAGCACCGGAAGGAGTACGAGGAGGAGCTGAAGCGCCAGCAGGCCAAGCACGACAACCACGAGAAGATACACCATCCCGGCAACAAGGCCCAGCTGGAAGAGGTGTGGGAAAAGCAGGACCACATGGATGGGCAGGATTTCGATCCGAAAACGTTCTTCATGCTGCACGATCTGGACGGCAACAACATGTGGGACGAGAACGAGGTGAAGGTGCTGTTCATTAACGAGCTGAACAAGATGTACCAGGCCGGGGCGCCCGAGGACGACATGAAGGAGCGGGCGGAGGAGATGGAGCGTATGCGGGAGCACGTGTTCAAGGAGGCGGACACGAACAAGGACGGGCTGATCAGCTACGAGGAGTTTATCGAGCAGACGAAGCGCGACGAATTCCAGAAGGATCCGGGCTGGGACACGGTCGACCATGAGCCACAATTTACGCACGAAGAGTATCTGGAGTTTGAGCGTCAACGGCAGGAGGAGATTCAGCGGCTCGTTGCGGAGGGCAAGCTGCCGCCGCATCCCAATATGCCGCAGGGTTACCATCCGGACGCGAAT GGAGCCTATCAGGTGCATCCGAACGCTATTCCGCAGCACCAGGTCCCGCActaccagcaacaacagcagcatcaacaacagcaataccaccagcagcagcagcattatcagcaacaacagcagcaccatcagcagggACCTCCTCCACCAGGATACAATAATTATGGCCAGCAGATAAACGTTCATCCCAACCAGATCTACGACAATGTGCAACCGCATCAGGTCCATCCTAATCCTACCTACACCGGTCAGCAGTCTACTGTATACACAGGACAACAGGCGGCACCACAGCACCAACAGGCACAACCTGCCCCTGTTCAACAACATCctgcacaacagcaacagtaccAGCAACAgcctcaacaacaacaacatcctgGACAGCAGgcacatcaacagcaacaacaggcCCAATATCCTCAGcagccgcaacagcaacagcagccataccaacaacaacaacagccgcaacagcaacaacagtatCAGTCGAATCAGATCCCACAAAACCCACAATATCAGCAACAGCACGCTAACAATAATGTACAGCCCAACCAGAAGCCTCCTTCCCATCAGCAACAGGCAGCCCCAGCCCcagcacaacagcagcaaccccaacagcaacaacatacCGGAAACATTGCATCTTCCCCacaacagcagccacagccacagcaacagcaaccaccTGCAGCACCGGCACAGCCATCCGTTGTACAGGTGAAACACTAG